One genomic region from Acidobacteriota bacterium encodes:
- a CDS encoding DEAD/DEAH box helicase, whose translation MIIYHAALCGEDFVLWGETPRDRAPATARPGRRRAAADVPPFPYDSGAAALRAPFGEPSDPDASKAAALSKKPAQAPVRCIWLPTTKAGPVPSSPLIAETGGKGKGACAPWAVSVRVLDDREIVDLLGTCIGRRILAPSRMVGVDLAWWCHALRFAGTLVARQSYLPGIDDSGEACASRWIPILQPEDIATSAALAAAMPGAARAVSATRAAPPQGTAADLLRRFVQRMVDTLVRMDASSQLPAPAARSRRRAGRKAPFESLHEQWIHSLRSENPSMPGDAKELSRFAAQIDEWHRPVSMSAFSPFRFCFRLEEPEAEAEKPASRAPWHVRYLLQAADDRSLLIEAPAAWKPPKPVAALFRARAFEPRPYLLSVLGRAAGICPRIEESMRRPDPAGYPLDATGAHEFLTLRAQALEQAGFGVMLPSWWTRKGTKLRLAARARIKSPALKTSAGLSLDRILRFDIDLALAGEPITLQELESLAKLKAPLVKLRGQWVEVGTDEIATALEFWKRKSGGKAPVRDILRMALGGWTDRGGVPFEGVSADGWIADMIARLEGGKTLEEEAVPTGFRGELRPYQVRGYSWLAFLKRWGLGACLADDMGLGKTIQALALIQRDWETNGRRPVLLVCPMSVVDNWRKEAARFCPGLPVMVHHGGTRVRGKAFQKKADRHAIVLSSYALLHRDLEPFKTVSWGGMILDEAQNIKNPETLQARAARTIQAGYRIAMTGTPVENNVGDLWSVMEYLNPGFLGSKEEFRRSFFLPIQAMRDVNAAERLKRLTAPFILRRLKTDRSIITDLPEKNEMKVFCSLTREQASLYRAVADEAEEVLDSAQGIRRKGVILALLSKLKQVCNHPAQFLGDRSAVEGRSGKLARLEEMLEEILEAGERALIFSQFSEMGEILQRHLQETFGREALFLHGGVSRKKRDGMVERFQKPGGPPLFVLSLKAGGTGLNLTEASHVFHFDRWWNPAVEDQATDRAFRIGQRRNVQVHKFLCAGTLEEKIDEMIENKKDIADTVVGTGEGWLTELSTRELKELIALRGEAIGD comes from the coding sequence ATGATCATCTATCACGCCGCTCTTTGCGGGGAGGATTTCGTTCTCTGGGGAGAAACCCCCCGGGACCGCGCCCCTGCCACAGCCCGGCCCGGACGCAGGCGGGCCGCCGCCGATGTTCCGCCCTTCCCTTACGATTCCGGAGCTGCGGCGCTCCGCGCGCCTTTCGGGGAGCCATCCGACCCGGACGCCTCCAAAGCGGCGGCTCTCTCGAAAAAGCCCGCGCAGGCGCCCGTTCGCTGCATCTGGCTGCCGACGACAAAAGCGGGACCGGTCCCCTCAAGCCCGCTGATCGCCGAGACGGGAGGCAAAGGCAAGGGCGCCTGCGCACCCTGGGCCGTTTCGGTCCGGGTTCTGGACGACCGGGAAATCGTCGACCTGCTCGGTACCTGCATTGGCAGGCGGATCCTGGCTCCGAGCCGGATGGTGGGAGTGGATCTCGCCTGGTGGTGCCATGCGCTCCGTTTTGCAGGAACGCTGGTAGCCCGGCAGAGCTATCTGCCCGGCATTGACGATTCCGGTGAGGCCTGTGCTTCACGCTGGATCCCCATCCTGCAGCCGGAGGATATCGCAACGTCGGCGGCGCTGGCGGCCGCCATGCCGGGCGCGGCGCGCGCGGTCAGCGCCACACGCGCGGCCCCTCCTCAAGGAACCGCGGCCGACCTGCTGCGGCGTTTCGTGCAGCGCATGGTGGACACCCTCGTCCGCATGGACGCGTCATCGCAGTTGCCGGCGCCGGCGGCCCGATCCCGGCGCCGGGCGGGACGCAAAGCTCCTTTCGAGAGCCTGCATGAACAGTGGATACATTCGCTGCGGTCCGAAAACCCCTCCATGCCGGGCGACGCGAAGGAGCTCTCTCGTTTTGCCGCCCAGATCGACGAATGGCACCGCCCGGTGTCCATGTCCGCCTTCTCCCCCTTCCGTTTCTGCTTCCGCCTGGAAGAGCCGGAAGCAGAAGCCGAGAAACCCGCCAGCCGGGCCCCCTGGCACGTACGCTATCTACTGCAGGCGGCCGACGACCGCAGCCTGCTCATCGAGGCGCCCGCCGCCTGGAAGCCGCCGAAGCCGGTGGCCGCCCTGTTCCGCGCACGCGCCTTCGAGCCTCGGCCGTACCTTCTCTCGGTGCTTGGACGGGCCGCCGGGATCTGCCCCCGGATCGAGGAGAGCATGAGGCGGCCGGATCCTGCCGGCTACCCTCTGGACGCCACCGGAGCCCACGAGTTTCTCACCCTGCGCGCCCAGGCCCTGGAACAGGCGGGCTTCGGCGTCATGCTCCCCTCATGGTGGACCCGAAAAGGGACGAAATTGCGGCTCGCCGCCCGCGCGCGCATAAAAAGCCCCGCCCTGAAAACATCTGCCGGACTATCGCTGGACCGGATCCTGAGATTCGACATCGACCTGGCCCTGGCCGGCGAGCCGATCACCCTCCAGGAACTCGAATCCCTGGCAAAACTCAAAGCCCCGCTGGTGAAGCTGCGCGGACAATGGGTCGAAGTCGGCACGGACGAAATCGCGACGGCGCTCGAGTTCTGGAAAAGGAAATCCGGCGGCAAGGCCCCGGTGCGCGATATCTTGCGGATGGCGCTCGGCGGCTGGACCGACCGCGGTGGCGTGCCGTTCGAGGGAGTATCGGCCGACGGCTGGATCGCCGACATGATCGCGCGCCTGGAGGGGGGAAAAACCCTGGAGGAAGAAGCGGTGCCGACGGGATTTCGCGGCGAACTGCGTCCATACCAGGTCCGTGGCTACTCCTGGCTGGCCTTCCTGAAGCGGTGGGGACTGGGCGCCTGTCTGGCCGACGACATGGGCCTCGGCAAGACGATCCAGGCCCTGGCGCTGATCCAGCGAGATTGGGAAACCAACGGCCGCCGTCCCGTGCTCCTGGTATGCCCGATGTCCGTGGTCGACAACTGGCGGAAGGAGGCGGCCAGGTTCTGTCCCGGGCTGCCGGTGATGGTGCATCACGGCGGAACGCGCGTCCGGGGGAAGGCATTTCAAAAAAAGGCCGATCGGCATGCCATCGTCCTGTCGAGCTACGCGCTGCTGCACCGCGACCTGGAACCCTTCAAGACCGTGTCCTGGGGCGGTATGATTCTGGACGAGGCGCAGAACATCAAAAATCCGGAAACCCTGCAGGCGCGAGCCGCCCGCACCATCCAGGCCGGATATCGCATCGCCATGACAGGCACTCCCGTCGAAAACAACGTGGGCGATCTCTGGTCCGTGATGGAATATCTCAATCCCGGCTTTCTCGGATCGAAGGAAGAATTCCGCCGCAGCTTTTTCCTCCCCATCCAGGCTATGCGCGACGTGAACGCGGCTGAGCGCCTAAAACGCCTGACCGCCCCCTTCATCCTGCGGCGGCTGAAAACCGACCGGTCGATCATCACCGACCTCCCCGAGAAGAATGAAATGAAGGTGTTCTGCTCCCTGACCCGGGAACAGGCATCCCTGTACCGGGCCGTCGCCGATGAGGCGGAGGAGGTCCTGGATTCCGCTCAGGGGATCCGGCGCAAGGGAGTGATCCTGGCCCTCTTGTCCAAGCTCAAGCAGGTGTGCAACCATCCCGCTCAGTTCCTCGGCGACCGTTCGGCAGTGGAAGGACGTTCCGGAAAGCTGGCGCGCCTTGAGGAAATGCTGGAAGAAATCCTCGAAGCGGGGGAGCGGGCCCTGATCTTCTCCCAATTTTCGGAAATGGGGGAAATCCTGCAGCGGCACCTGCAGGAGACCTTCGGCCGGGAGGCCCTGTTCCTGCACGGCGGCGTGTCCCGGAAAAAGCGCGACGGGATGGTCGAACGCTTCCAGAAGCCCGGGGGGCCGCCGCTGTTCGTCCTGTCGCTCAAGGCGGGCGGGACGGGGTTGAATCTGACCGAAGCCAGCCACGTTTTTCACTTCGACCGATGGTGGAACCCGGCCGTCGAAGACCAGGCCACCGATCGCGCTTTCCGCATCGGGCAGCGCCGGAATGTGCAGGTGCACAAATTCCTCTGTGCCGGAACGCTGGAAGAGAAGATCGATGAAATGATCGAAAACAAAAAGGACATCGCAGACACGGTGGTCGGCACGGGCGAAGGCTGGTTGACAGAGCTTTCCACGCGCGAACTGAAGGAGCTCATCGCCCTCAGAGGCGAAGCGATCGGAGACTGA
- a CDS encoding WYL domain-containing protein, which translates to MPRNDQVMRQWFLLKMLERPGGATIDELAASLPGDYACHPRTVRRDLEALSICFPLYTEHAEGRARWKLMDGFGHAPALQFSATELMAMVFTSDLARPLAGTPIKESLDSALLKMRGALPASADGYFPSLAGWFSAGLGAHKSYREHRDKIEQLGRAIERKRTVEMRYFTAARDTTSRRKVDPYHLRFAGGALYLIGRCHTRREVLIFAVDRIRSLTVTNLPCQMPLAFDVEEYLAGALTAMRGAETLDVELRFDRRTSAWARDRIWHPSQTAALSRDGRLTLRLQVADTPELVSWILSLGPGVRVARPDRLRDRVRETARRIAGAE; encoded by the coding sequence ATGCCCCGAAACGACCAAGTGATGCGCCAGTGGTTCCTGCTCAAGATGCTGGAGCGGCCCGGGGGCGCGACCATCGACGAGCTCGCCGCCTCCCTCCCGGGCGATTACGCCTGTCACCCGCGTACCGTCCGCCGCGACCTGGAGGCGCTTTCGATCTGCTTCCCGCTCTACACCGAACACGCCGAAGGGCGCGCGCGCTGGAAACTGATGGACGGCTTCGGCCACGCCCCCGCCCTGCAGTTTTCGGCCACCGAGCTGATGGCGATGGTGTTCACGAGCGACCTGGCCCGGCCGCTGGCGGGGACGCCGATCAAGGAGTCGCTCGATTCGGCGCTGCTGAAGATGCGGGGCGCCCTCCCGGCCTCGGCCGACGGGTACTTCCCGTCGCTCGCGGGGTGGTTCTCCGCCGGGCTCGGGGCGCACAAGAGCTACCGCGAGCACCGCGACAAGATCGAACAGCTGGGGCGCGCGATCGAGAGGAAGCGGACGGTGGAGATGCGCTACTTCACCGCCGCCCGCGACACCACCTCGCGCCGCAAGGTCGACCCCTACCACCTCCGCTTCGCCGGCGGCGCTCTCTACCTGATCGGCCGCTGCCACACCCGCAGGGAGGTCCTGATTTTCGCCGTCGACCGCATCCGCTCCCTCACGGTGACCAACCTCCCCTGCCAGATGCCCCTCGCCTTCGACGTGGAGGAGTACCTCGCCGGCGCCCTGACCGCCATGCGCGGCGCCGAGACCCTCGACGTGGAACTCCGTTTCGACCGCCGCACCTCCGCCTGGGCCCGCGACCGCATCTGGCACCCCAGCCAGACCGCCGCCCTGTCCAGGGACGGCCGCCTCACCCTCCGGCTCCAGGTCGCCGACACCCCCGAACTGGTCAGCTGGATCCTGAGCCTCGGCCCCGGAGTCCGGGTGGCCCGCCCCGACCGCCTCCGCGACCGGGTCCGGGAAACCGCGCGCAGAATCGCCGGGGCGGAGTGA
- a CDS encoding DUF1819 family protein, with protein MMHDKYSLSLATGGLFHPESVLVTALYLELKDWQAVRDQVAAQNLLQARTQSSSARICREIVARLKTLNDPMLHLLVETHHQEQGYMLWLAACRRYRFVSDFAVDVLHERFTALKRDLNYEDFDAFFNRKSEWHPELDALRPDTRNKWRRVLFKMLREADLLTVNHSINAAPLSRRLIELISRDNGMELSYFPIFEADVKRMLQ; from the coding sequence CTGATGCACGACAAATACAGCCTGTCTTTGGCAACCGGAGGCTTGTTTCATCCCGAATCGGTGCTGGTGACTGCACTGTACCTCGAACTAAAGGACTGGCAGGCAGTTCGCGATCAAGTTGCGGCTCAGAACCTGCTTCAAGCCAGGACACAGAGCAGTTCCGCCCGCATCTGTCGGGAAATCGTCGCACGCCTGAAGACCCTCAATGATCCGATGCTGCACCTGCTTGTTGAAACCCATCATCAGGAACAAGGCTATATGCTCTGGCTTGCCGCTTGCCGGCGGTATAGATTCGTCTCGGATTTCGCCGTGGATGTCCTGCATGAACGATTCACTGCCCTGAAAAGGGATTTGAACTACGAGGATTTTGACGCCTTCTTCAACCGGAAATCGGAATGGCACCCGGAACTTGACGCCCTCCGTCCCGATACCCGTAACAAATGGCGCCGTGTGCTCTTTAAAATGCTTCGCGAGGCGGACCTCCTGACGGTGAATCATTCAATCAATGCCGCCCCCCTCAGCCGAAGGCTGATAGAACTGATTTCCCGGGATAATGGAATGGAACTCTCTTATTTTCCAATATTTGAGGCGGATGTGAAAAGGATGCTCCAGTGA
- a CDS encoding DUF1788 domain-containing protein yields MSMQERFQCLFSVISGERFLKKQGLGNEVPFFICPYSPEDAVGMDRLRHQLVHRLEQAGVRILEINLYDLSIELLKERGVWDRILEMEDSISKEQLKELLQGVLDPETHLVPAIAASLGKAAFDVLFISGVGEVFPYIRSHNVLNNLQSTAKDRPTVMFFPGAYTHSLESGASLDLFGMLHDDKYYRAFNIFHCEA; encoded by the coding sequence ATGTCCATGCAGGAAAGGTTCCAGTGTCTTTTTTCGGTGATCTCCGGCGAGCGCTTTCTCAAAAAGCAGGGCCTGGGCAATGAGGTCCCCTTCTTCATCTGTCCCTACAGCCCCGAAGATGCGGTGGGAATGGACCGGCTCCGGCACCAGTTGGTCCATCGGCTGGAGCAGGCCGGGGTTCGCATCCTGGAAATCAACCTTTACGACCTTTCCATAGAACTACTCAAGGAACGTGGAGTCTGGGACCGGATCCTGGAAATGGAAGATTCGATCTCAAAAGAACAGCTCAAGGAACTGCTCCAGGGTGTCCTGGATCCGGAGACCCACCTGGTTCCGGCCATCGCGGCCAGCCTGGGGAAAGCGGCTTTTGATGTGCTCTTCATTTCCGGAGTGGGCGAGGTCTTCCCCTATATCCGCTCCCACAATGTCTTGAACAATCTGCAGAGCACGGCCAAGGACCGGCCGACGGTGATGTTTTTTCCCGGCGCCTACACTCATTCCCTGGAATCAGGGGCCTCCCTGGATCTGTTCGGAATGCTTCATGACGATAAGTACTACCGGGCCTTCAACATCTTTCATTGCGAAGCTTAA